The Mycolicibacterium aichiense region GGGTGGAGGACGCCGAAACCGCCTCATGGCTGCGCGAACACGGCTGTGACATCGGACAGGGCTACTACTTCTCGATGCCGATCTCCTCCGCCGAGGTCTCGGCTCTGGTGGCGGCCCAAGCAAGACCGTAGCGACCCTCGCAGAATCCTGTGTATCTGTACCCAACACCCTGAGGTGAGGCTTTCGGCGAAATATGTTGGCGTACCGTCGAGTTGGGGCCACTGACAGCATTGTTGGCAGGAGGCTTCAGATGAACAACAAGACACTCACCGCGATGATCGGTGCTGCGGCAATCGCGATGCTCGCGCTGTTCGCCGTCACCGGCGGTGCCGACGCGGGCGCCCCCACGCACACCACCGCCGATTCGGGGCAAGAGTCGAAATTCCCCACCCCCACCCCGCCGCCGCCGGCGGAGGTTTCCGGGGCCGTGACCACGACGATGGTGCCCGCGGTGCGCTGAGCGCCACGGGCACCCTCGTCGTGCAGTGCGACTAGCTGAGAGCTTTGGCCTTCAGTGACTCGAACTCCTGCTCGGAGATGGTCCCGGCATCCAAGAGCTGCTTGGCGTGCTCGATCTCCTGTGCCGGAGAACGTCCGGCAGCCTCGCGGATGTACGCGTCGGTGTCCTTCTTCGCGGCCATCGCGGCTTCGCGCGCGCGTTCGGTCATGCCTTGACCGCGTGCGATCAAGTAGACCAGCGCGGTCAGCCATGGGAACACGATCAGGAAGATCACCCAGACGGCTTTGATCCAGCCGGATGTGGTGTGGTCACGCCAGAACAGGTCCACCAGGATCTGGAACAGCACCAGCAGGTAGGCGATCCAGGCGAAGATGATCAAGAAGTGCCAGAGGAAATCCCACGTCGAACCCCAGTCCATGACCTACTCCTCAAGTCGTCGGGAGAACGTTAAGTTGTTGGGATGGCGCCGATTCGGGCGGCGCGGTTCACCGCGGAGACCACGGCTCGCAACGATGCCGTCGTGATCGACGTCGCAATGCCCACGCCCCAGACTGTGCGCCCGCCGATGGACGCCTCGACGTAGGCGGCCGCGGCGGCCTCCTCGCCGGCCGACATCGCATGCTCGGAGTAGTCCAACACGCTGACGTCGAAACCGACTGTGCCCAAGGCGTCGACGAACGCGGCCAGCGGTCCGTTGCCCTGTCCGGTGATCTCGGTCTCGGTGCCGTCGATCTTCACGACGGCCTCGATGACGTCGGTGCCGCCGTCGACCTCGGCACCGACCACCTTCTGGCGGATGCGCTCCAACGGCCGGATCGGGGACAGGTATTCGTCGGCGAATGCGTCCCACATCTCCTTGGGCGACACCTCGCCGCCCTCACCGTCGGTGATGGCCTGGATGGCCTGGGAGAACTCGATCTGCAGCCGGCGCGGCAGCACCAGTCCGTGGTCGGCCTTCATGATGTAGGCGACGCCGCCCTTGCCGGACTGCGAGTTGACCCGGATGACGGCCTCGTAGGTGCGACCGACGTCTTTGGGGTCGATCGGCAGGTACGGGACCTGCCACAGGATGTCGTCGACGTCCGAATCCGCCTCGTCGGCAGCGACTTTCATCGCATCCAGGCCCTTGTTTATGGCGTCCTGGTGGCTGCCGGAGAACGCGGTGTACACCAGGTCGCCACCGTACGGGTGGCGCTCGTGCACGGGCAGCTGATTGCAGTACTCGACGGTGCGACGAATCTCGTCGATGTTGGAGAAGTCGATCTGCGGATCCACACCGCGGGAGAACTGGTTCAGTCCCAGCGTCACCAGGCAGACGTTGCCGGTGCGCTCACCGTTGCCGAACAGGCAACCTTCGATCCGGTCGGCACCGGCCTGGTAGCCCAATTCTGCTGCGGCGACGGCGGTTCCGCGGTCGTTGTGCGGGTGCAGGCTCAGGATGATCGAGTCTCGCGGGGTCAGGTGCCGGTGCATCCACTCGATCGAGTCGGCATACACATTGGGGGTGGCCATCTCGACGGTCGCGGGCAGGTTGACGATCAGCGGCACGTCCGGGGTGGGTTGCACGATCTCGGCTACGGCGTTGCACACCTCGACCGCGTACTCCAACTCGGTGCCCGTGTAGGACTCGGGGGAGTACTCGAATCGCCATTGGGTGTCGGGATATTTCGCCGCCTCCGCGACGCACAGCCGGGCGCCGTCGGTGGCGATCTTCTTGACGGCCTCGCGATCGGCCCGGAACACCACGCGGCGCTGCAGGATCGACGTCGAATTGTAGAAGTGCACGATCGCTCGCGGCGCTCCTGCGCAGGCCTCGAAGGTCCGGGTGATCAGCTCCGGGCGGCACTGCGTCAGCACCTGAATGGTGACGTCGTCAGGGATCGCACCCTGCTCGATGATCTCGCGGACGAAGTCGAAATCGGTCTGGCTGGCCGAAGGGAAACCGACCTCGATCTCCTTGTAGCCCATGTTGACCAGCAGCTCGAACATGCGGCGCTTGCGGGCCGGGCTCATCGGATCGATCAGGGCCTGGTTGCCGTCGCGCAGGTCGACCGCACACCACAGCGGTGCGTGCTCGATGACCTTGTCGGGCCACGTGCGGTCGGCCAAGGTGACGGGTTCGACTTCAGCGGCGAACCGGCGGTACCGGTCGACCGGCATCGACGAGTTGCGCTGGGTGTTCCAGGAAGGCTGGCCGTCGCGTCGCGGGCCGGCTGGGGTGGAGATGGTGCGGGCAGATACGTAGGCGTCCACTGAATCAAAGGACGGTTTGTGGGTGGTCACGATTGGCTCCGGGTGTCTTGGATTGGATTCAGACCGGCGCATCGCGAAACACCCGCGACGGGAAGCCAGTCTGGATCAGACCCCGTCGCGGCGTCCGAGGAGGAGCACCCGCTGCACAAATCGGTACTGTACTCCGGTTGCCCCACCAGGCCAAAGCGCGAGCTCAATACCAGAACCAAGACTTCGCTGGCAGGGTAAATTGACGGCGCCGGAAGCCGTGATCGGGGGTTGTTCGTGGAATTGAGTGTTCGCTCCATCCTTGCGACCGGGGTGTCGCTGACCGCCGCCGCGACCATCGCGCTGGCGCCACTGCCCACCCATCCGGCGCCGACTGCGCAGGTCGCGCCGGTCGCCCTCACCGGCGCGTGGCAGACCCTGCAGACCAATGTCGCGGCCGATATAGCCAATCTCGTGTCGCTGGTCGTCAACTATCCGCCCGCGCCGATCCTGACCCAGGTGGCCAAGAACTTCACCACCTATTCGCACTGGCTGGTCGGGCAGGACGGGGGCACCCCCGCGAAGATCGTGCAGACGATGGGCGATCACGCCGCGGCGGTGGCCGGCGTGATCGGCACCCTCGCGGTGATGGCGCCGCTCACCCTCATCGGTCCGTTCATCGCGCCCGGCGTGATGATCGTGCAGCTGATCGCCGACACCGCCAAGTATCCGTCCACCCCGCAGACCGTGCTGCAGGCGTTCATCGATGCGCCTGCCGTCTTCCTCAACACCGCGTTCAACTGCTGCTCCACCCCGCTGTTCCAGCTGGCCTTCGGACTGCTGAATCCCGGCCCGCTCGGCTACCTGCTGTCGATCGGACCGTCGATCGCCAAAGCGCTTCAGATCGTGCCGCCTGCCGAGTCCCCGCAGCCCGCCGCGGCCAGCGCACCGAAGCAGTCCGGGCAGTCAGCTCCGTCCGTCGCCGCTTCGCCGTCGGACGGCGGGACTCCGGCCGTCGGCCAGAGCCGTCGGCCACAGCTGGTTCCCGGTACGCAGAAGACCGTCGTTTCCGGCGGCAAGCGGCCCAGCGCGACGCGCGCAGCCGCCGGTTCCGGCGCCCGAAAGGTGAGCTCGGACGGCAAAGGCCAGTCGGCTAGACCTGGGAATCGGGAAACGCGATAACCGACAGGAACCGGATCGGCACCTCGATCAGGTCCGCCGGACCGTGCGCGCCCTCACCGTCGATCTGCAGTGAATCGCCGGGATGCAGCCGGTACACCGAGCGGCTGTGCGCGTAGTCCATGACACCTTCGAGTACG contains the following coding sequences:
- the leuA gene encoding 2-isopropylmalate synthase, which translates into the protein MRRSESNPRHPEPIVTTHKPSFDSVDAYVSARTISTPAGPRRDGQPSWNTQRNSSMPVDRYRRFAAEVEPVTLADRTWPDKVIEHAPLWCAVDLRDGNQALIDPMSPARKRRMFELLVNMGYKEIEVGFPSASQTDFDFVREIIEQGAIPDDVTIQVLTQCRPELITRTFEACAGAPRAIVHFYNSTSILQRRVVFRADREAVKKIATDGARLCVAEAAKYPDTQWRFEYSPESYTGTELEYAVEVCNAVAEIVQPTPDVPLIVNLPATVEMATPNVYADSIEWMHRHLTPRDSIILSLHPHNDRGTAVAAAELGYQAGADRIEGCLFGNGERTGNVCLVTLGLNQFSRGVDPQIDFSNIDEIRRTVEYCNQLPVHERHPYGGDLVYTAFSGSHQDAINKGLDAMKVAADEADSDVDDILWQVPYLPIDPKDVGRTYEAVIRVNSQSGKGGVAYIMKADHGLVLPRRLQIEFSQAIQAITDGEGGEVSPKEMWDAFADEYLSPIRPLERIRQKVVGAEVDGGTDVIEAVVKIDGTETEITGQGNGPLAAFVDALGTVGFDVSVLDYSEHAMSAGEEAAAAAYVEASIGGRTVWGVGIATSITTASLRAVVSAVNRAARIGAIPTT
- a CDS encoding SHOCT domain-containing protein, which translates into the protein MDWGSTWDFLWHFLIIFAWIAYLLVLFQILVDLFWRDHTTSGWIKAVWVIFLIVFPWLTALVYLIARGQGMTERAREAAMAAKKDTDAYIREAAGRSPAQEIEHAKQLLDAGTISEQEFESLKAKALS